The following DNA comes from Chrysiogenes arsenatis DSM 11915.
TCCCAACGCCATGTCCCGTACCATGTCCGAAAAATTCACCGAAACCGGCGTTGTGTATCACACTACGGGCTATCTGGTCTACTTCCAACAATCTAACGCCGCATTTCAGGGCGTCGATGGCACGTAATTGCGCCTCAAGTACGGTGCGGTAGATGCGTTCGAGTTCTTTGGAAGGGGTGCCGATAAAAACCGTGCGCGTCATATCGGAGCAGTATGTGGCGCGCGCTCCCCAGTCAATAACGACGCTATCGCCCGCTTCAAGCATTTTTAAGCTCGTTGAATGGTGGGGCAACGCGCTGTTGCCCCCAGAGGCCACTATTGTGGGAAACGCTTGGGTCGAGGCACCCATCTTGCGACATTGATATTCGAGTTCGGCGGCCACGTCGAGTTCACTGACCCCGTTCCGGATATGCTGGCGTATCGCCAGAAAAGCATCGATGGAAATGCGCGTACTGCGGCGGATTTCATCCAACTCCACATGGTCTTTCTTGGTACGGAGTGCGCTTAATGAAGGCGTTATCCAACGTGACTCGATGCTGGCGGATAGGCGCGTAGAGAGCAGATGCCACCGCTCGCAGCTCATGCTCTCTTCCAGCCACAGACGTTTCACCCCTTTTGCGTGCACGGTATCAGCAAGAAATCCATCCATATCTGACGGGCTTTGCAAGATTTCATGGTAAGCGCACTGCGTGCTGGAGCGGATAAAATAGCGCGCGTCAGTAATGAGCACTAACTGATTGGCGCAAACAATAACCGCGGCGCATGTGCCGCGGTAACCGGTAACGTATTGAATATTCGGAAGCGATGTCAACAAAGCGGCTTCATCTTCTGCCAAAGAAAGCGCTTGCAGCAATGCGCCAAAACGCGTGTCGTAAGGAGCCGTTAGAGGTGTCATGCGATAGTCTCGGTATAGGTTATTTTTTTGCGAACGTGATTTTACTAATCATGACACCGCGTCGGTCTTTCTGATCAATCAACACATCGACAAAAATATCGTTGCGTTGGTTGTTGTGCGCTGCCTGAATCAGACTTTCGACATGCTTGGCACGGGTCAGCGCTAAGCCATATTGCTTGAGATCAGCAAAGGGCGGTGCGTATGGGCGCTCATCCGCAATGCCGACGATGAGGTAAATAACGTCCGGCGATGGTGCGGCAATGCGCGTCAGAATGGCATCAATTTCTTTTTTCGGAAGCCGCACTTGGCCAACTGGCATTTGATAAAATTCGTAGCGTACAGAAGAAATGCGTCGCAACGCCGAACTTGCCATCCCCGCCAGTTTGCGTTCCATTTCGGCCATCTCTTCGGGAGTGCCGTCGCGCACTTCCAAAATAGCACCGCCCGCATACTCCTGCGGATTTTGTGCATTGCGCAGCAGCTCATACTCCGCGAATAGCTCACGGTATTCATTGCGCAACGTCGTCAATTCACCCTGAAACGTTGTATTGCTTTCAGCCAAACGTCGAGCATCATCCGGCGAAATACTGTTGCGCGGCATCACCCAAAACACAATGAGAGCTACCAGGAAACTGGCGGCAGCACCAAGGAGAAATGACTTCATAGAACCTCCTAAATACGCTTATTGGTTATACACTACGTCCAGAATTTCACGTGCCCCGTTATCCAATAGGGTTTGCGCGACGGCGTTGCCGAGTGCTTCGGGGTCATTTCCACGAGCGGAGTGGCGAATAACTTCTTGCCCGTCAAGACTCGCAACGATCCCTTCGAGTGCAATATTTCCAGCCGCATCGGAAGTTGCATAGCCACCGATTGGCACTTGGCATCCCCCTTCAAGGGTGCGCAACAATGTGCGCTCGGCACGAACACAACGCGAAGTGGTTTCGTCTGCCAAAAAGGCAATCATTTCGGCAACCGCACTGTCGTTTTCACGAATTTCTATCCCCAGCGCCCCTTGGCCTATAGCGGGAATCATCGTGGCGGGTTCGATATATTCGGTGATCAAATGCGCCAGCTCAAGACGGCGCAAACCGGCAGCGGCGAGGATAATCCCATCAAGTTGCAGTTCTTCCATCTTATTCAGGCGCGTCTGTACATTACCGCGAATAGAAACAATTTCCCACTCAGGATAGTGCGCCAAAAGCTGTGCCTGACGACGCAGTGAACTGGTGCCAATGCGCGCTTTTGGGCCAATTTCGGCCATCGTTTTTCCGGTGCGGCTGACAAACGCATCGCGCGGATCATCGCGTTCTGTGATTACCGACAGGGTCAACCCTTCAGGGAAAACAGTGGGAACATCCTTCATAGAATGGACGGCAAGGTCGATGGTTCCTTCAAGGAGAGCTGTTTCAAGCTCTTTGACAAATAACCCTTTGCCACCGACCAGCGCCAAAGGAGTATCGAGAATTTTATCCCCTTGGGTAGTGATTTTTTCGAGGACAACTTCCAAACTTGGGTAGCGTTTTTCAAGGCATGCTTGAATGTGTTCCGCCTGCCACAGGGCAAGTTTGCTAGCACGAGTTCCGATAACGATTTTTTTCATGATTGCTCCAAATCATAGAGTTTTTTGAAGGCGTCCACATAGGTGGCTCCATCTTCTTGTAAAGCCAGCTTTTTTAAGTTGGCACTGGGGATATGCAAAAATTTATTCATCAGCGCACGCCCGAAAGCGGCTAACTGCTCATCAGATCCTTTACCCGCAAAGCGTTGCAACTCATTATGTAGAACCCCTTCAAATTCACGGCGAAATCCAACGATAATTGGCGCAATATCATGGGTTTCAATCCAACGAAAATATCCGTCAACTTCTTCTTCTATCAAAGCAAGGGCAACGTCCAACTCTTTGATGCGCGACTGTTTGTTTTCTTCCACCACCTGCTGCAAGTCGTCAATATCGTAACAATACACCATGTCGATTTGATTGACAGATTCTTCCACGTCACGCGGCACGGCAATATCGATAAAAAACATGGGCGCATCGTACCCCCGCTTGCGCATCGCCCGTTTTACCATCGCATGCGTAATCACTGGCTCATTGGCGCCAGTGGATGAAATCACAATATCGCATCCTGAAAGGTGATCGCCAAGGTCATCCAGTGTGATCCCTTTGCCGCCAAACATCAGGGCTAACTTTTCCGCCCGCGCTAACGTGCGGTTCGCCACGACAAAGTCCTGAACACCGTTCGTGTGGAGGTGTTTCGCAGCCAGTTCGCACATTTCGCCCGCGCCAATCAGCATACAACGCTTCCCTTGCAGATCGCCGAATATTTTCCGTGCCAGTTCTACCGCAGCAAACGAAACGCTGACCGCGTTTTCCGCTATTTTCGTCTCATTGCGCACCCGCTTGGCAGCCATAAAGGCGCGCATAAAGACTTTTTCTAGCCGCTTTAACTTCAGGTGTTTGCGTGCCGCTTCATAAGAATCTTTCACCTGCCCCAGAATCTGCGGCTCGCCCAATACCATCGACTCCAGCGCTGAACTGACACGAAACAGATGCGCAACGGCATCTCGCCCAGTAAAAGCTTGTAGACACTGCTGTAAAAGTTCGCGCTTCAGCCCAAGCTTATCGCGCAAAGCATCAAAGAGAGCGTCGATCGTACGACTCAAATCGCGTGATAGGAAAACAAATTCAACGCGGTTGCACGTCGATATAATGACAAGTTCACTCATTTCAAAGTGGTCAATGTGTTGGTAGATATCAGCAATATGTTCGGGCGCTAGCGCCAATTTTTCGCGAAATTCCACCGGAGTTGTTTTATAGCTAAAGCTCAGTACACCAATCATGAGG
Coding sequences within:
- a CDS encoding aminopeptidase P family protein — translated: MTPLTAPYDTRFGALLQALSLAEDEAALLTSLPNIQYVTGYRGTCAAVIVCANQLVLITDARYFIRSSTQCAYHEILQSPSDMDGFLADTVHAKGVKRLWLEESMSCERWHLLSTRLSASIESRWITPSLSALRTKKDHVELDEIRRSTRISIDAFLAIRQHIRNGVSELDVAAELEYQCRKMGASTQAFPTIVASGGNSALPHHSTSLKMLEAGDSVVIDWGARATYCSDMTRTVFIGTPSKELERIYRTVLEAQLRAIDALKCGVRLLEVDQIARSVIHNAGFGEFFGHGTGHGVGIQIHEAPVLSPRSQEAIAEAGMVVTVEPGIYVPGVGGVRIEDLIIVHDDRLEIVTAPLVKDFESMIL
- the hemC gene encoding hydroxymethylbilane synthase; the protein is MKKIVIGTRASKLALWQAEHIQACLEKRYPSLEVVLEKITTQGDKILDTPLALVGGKGLFVKELETALLEGTIDLAVHSMKDVPTVFPEGLTLSVITERDDPRDAFVSRTGKTMAEIGPKARIGTSSLRRQAQLLAHYPEWEIVSIRGNVQTRLNKMEELQLDGIILAAAGLRRLELAHLITEYIEPATMIPAIGQGALGIEIRENDSAVAEMIAFLADETTSRCVRAERTLLRTLEGGCQVPIGGYATSDAAGNIALEGIVASLDGQEVIRHSARGNDPEALGNAVAQTLLDNGAREILDVVYNQ
- the hemA gene encoding glutamyl-tRNA reductase — translated: MIGVLSFSYKTTPVEFREKLALAPEHIADIYQHIDHFEMSELVIISTCNRVEFVFLSRDLSRTIDALFDALRDKLGLKRELLQQCLQAFTGRDAVAHLFRVSSALESMVLGEPQILGQVKDSYEAARKHLKLKRLEKVFMRAFMAAKRVRNETKIAENAVSVSFAAVELARKIFGDLQGKRCMLIGAGEMCELAAKHLHTNGVQDFVVANRTLARAEKLALMFGGKGITLDDLGDHLSGCDIVISSTGANEPVITHAMVKRAMRKRGYDAPMFFIDIAVPRDVEESVNQIDMVYCYDIDDLQQVVEENKQSRIKELDVALALIEEEVDGYFRWIETHDIAPIIVGFRREFEGVLHNELQRFAGKGSDEQLAAFGRALMNKFLHIPSANLKKLALQEDGATYVDAFKKLYDLEQS